From the genome of Zonotrichia leucophrys gambelii isolate GWCS_2022_RI unplaced genomic scaffold, RI_Zleu_2.0 Scaffold_340_55594, whole genome shotgun sequence, one region includes:
- the LOC135441555 gene encoding pro-opiomelanocortin-like: MGNYWKNPGKKWEKNGKKREKSWEQTGKPRESKRRPVKVYPNGANEEEEEEEENSRVWELRRDEPPEEEEEDEEDEEEEEEPGLPWGSRQQKRYGGFMGSEGARPPLLTLFRNAIGRGLPKGAH, translated from the exons atgggaaattattG gaaaaatcctgggaaaaaatgggaaaaaaatggaaaaaaaagggaaaaatcctgggaacaAACGGGCAAACCAAGGGAAAGCAAGAGGCGCCCGGTGAAGGTTTATCCCAACGGGGCcaacgaggaggaggaggaggaggaggagaattcCCGGGTGTGGGAGTTGCGGAGGGATGAACcccccgaggaggaggaggaggatgaggaggatgaggaggaggaagaggagccgGGGTTGCCGTGGGGGTCCCGGCAGCAGAAGCGCTATGGGGGGTTCATGGGCTCCGAGGgggcgcggccgccgctgcTGACGCTCTTCAGGAACGCCATCGGCAGGGGCCTGCCCAAGGGCGCCCACTGA